In Trichocoleus desertorum NBK24, the following are encoded in one genomic region:
- a CDS encoding glycosyl hydrolase family 57 — protein sequence MRSGLPNICGWEAEINTVVNHNQPVFLPQTNLQLSDITAGFACALHMHQPTIPAGANGALISNLQYMFEHSGEGDNHNADPFTWCYSRMGEFIPQLVAEGCNPRIMLDYSGNLLWGLHQLGREDVLNNLKRLACDPQYQPYVEWLGTMWGHAVIPSTPIPDIKLHIQAWQQHFAAIFGYEALRRVKGFSPPEMHLPNHPDTLYEYIKALKECGYRWLMVQEHSVENIDGSGLQHDQKYIPNRLVARNCHGETISITALIKTQGSDTKLVGQMQPYYEAKGRSKQQIGNVTVPSLVTQIADGENGGVMMNEFPQAFIKACHEVREQGGGRAGVVALNGTEYLELIEAAGANPEDYPICQAVSQHKIWQRVDPDKATPEAVENAIAEIKATDHQFHMDGASWTNHLSWVNGYENVLDPMRKLSALFHEKYDRLVEQDSSVTQRSDYQEALLYNLLLQTSCFRYWGQGTWTDYARELYRRGEASLLAQT from the coding sequence ATGAGATCAGGTCTGCCCAACATCTGTGGTTGGGAGGCAGAGATCAATACAGTGGTGAACCACAATCAACCTGTTTTCTTACCTCAGACAAATCTTCAGCTATCAGACATTACAGCGGGCTTTGCTTGTGCTTTGCATATGCACCAGCCCACGATTCCAGCAGGAGCAAATGGTGCTCTGATCAGCAACCTGCAATATATGTTTGAGCATTCTGGGGAAGGAGACAACCATAATGCTGATCCTTTTACTTGGTGCTACAGCCGTATGGGAGAGTTTATCCCTCAACTCGTTGCAGAGGGATGCAATCCACGCATAATGCTCGATTATTCAGGTAATTTGTTGTGGGGGTTGCACCAGCTCGGACGCGAGGATGTTTTGAATAACCTGAAACGCCTTGCTTGTGACCCTCAATATCAGCCCTATGTAGAATGGCTAGGAACCATGTGGGGTCATGCTGTGATTCCCTCCACTCCGATTCCAGACATTAAGCTGCACATTCAAGCTTGGCAACAGCACTTTGCAGCTATCTTTGGCTACGAAGCTCTACGTCGGGTGAAGGGCTTCTCACCCCCAGAAATGCATTTACCCAATCACCCAGATACGCTGTATGAATACATCAAAGCACTCAAAGAATGTGGCTACCGTTGGCTAATGGTGCAAGAACATTCGGTCGAAAACATAGATGGCTCTGGACTACAGCACGATCAGAAATATATCCCTAATCGCTTGGTCGCCCGAAATTGTCATGGAGAAACGATCAGCATTACGGCCCTGATCAAAACTCAAGGCTCGGACACCAAACTAGTGGGCCAAATGCAGCCTTATTATGAGGCTAAAGGACGCAGCAAACAACAAATTGGCAATGTCACAGTTCCTTCCCTCGTCACGCAAATTGCTGATGGAGAAAATGGCGGCGTGATGATGAATGAGTTCCCACAAGCTTTCATTAAAGCCTGCCATGAGGTACGAGAACAGGGTGGAGGGAGAGCTGGTGTAGTTGCCTTAAATGGAACTGAATACTTAGAACTCATCGAAGCTGCAGGTGCTAATCCCGAAGACTATCCTATTTGCCAAGCTGTCAGCCAGCACAAAATTTGGCAACGAGTTGATCCAGACAAGGCCACACCTGAAGCAGTAGAAAACGCGATCGCCGAGATTAAAGCGACTGATCACCAATTCCACATGGACGGGGCTTCATGGACGAATCACTTAAGTTGGGTCAACGGATACGAAAACGTTTTAGACCCCATGAGAAAACTCAGTGCATTATTTCACGAAAAATACGATCGCCTAGTAGAGCAAGATAGTTCGGTGACGCAGCGCTCGGACTATCAAGAAGCGTTACTTTACAACTTGCTGTTACAAACTAGCTGTTTCCGTTACTGGGGCCAAGGCACTTGGACAGATTACGCTCGCGAGTTATATCGCCGAGGCGAAGCATCGTTGCTAGCTCAGACTTGA